A genomic region of Planococcus kocurii contains the following coding sequences:
- a CDS encoding GntR family transcriptional regulator, whose product MKIDKAATTPLYSQVEVILEDKILTGVWDEGFQIPTENELAETHDVSNITIKRAIMNLVDKGMLMRQRGRGTFVTKLPTEKNIHKSEFIKMNEEISSSHDLLASGFHQAYPGVAKQLGLPADTEFVYLERLGYEEGELVSLEYTYIPQNIWPAIEQPPNKDTFVYDVLKKTCGISLARSKNYFSAAVANEKEMKLLGVRSNTPLFVWERITYSTSGEPVEYSKFVMKQDKDKYYVELELT is encoded by the coding sequence GAGGTTATTTTAGAGGATAAGATTCTGACAGGAGTTTGGGACGAAGGCTTTCAGATTCCAACAGAAAACGAATTGGCAGAAACGCACGATGTTAGCAACATTACCATCAAACGAGCCATTATGAATTTAGTGGACAAAGGAATGCTCATGCGACAACGCGGACGCGGAACTTTTGTAACCAAACTGCCAACAGAGAAAAATATCCACAAATCAGAGTTTATCAAGATGAATGAAGAGATTAGCAGTTCTCATGATTTACTTGCAAGTGGTTTTCATCAAGCCTATCCTGGGGTAGCTAAGCAGTTAGGTTTGCCTGCAGACACTGAATTCGTCTATTTAGAGCGACTTGGCTATGAAGAAGGAGAATTGGTTTCGTTAGAGTACACTTATATTCCTCAGAATATCTGGCCCGCTATCGAACAGCCACCCAACAAAGATACATTTGTTTATGACGTTCTGAAAAAAACATGTGGAATTTCTCTAGCACGTTCGAAAAATTACTTTTCTGCAGCAGTCGCCAATGAAAAAGAAATGAAGTTGCTTGGAGTTCGTTCAAATACGCCGCTCTTTGTTTGGGAGCGCATTACGTACTCCACGTCCGGAGAGCCTGTTGAGTATTCTAAATTCGTTATGAAACAAGACAAAGACAAGTACTATGTAGAGTTAGAACTGACTTGA
- a CDS encoding YfcC family protein → MEKHSKGKNEKRKLKLKAPTTTALLMFIIVLVALLTYIVPAGQYERAMDDETGRELIVADSFSYTESSPVGPGGVLSSVFNGIVGAAEIIAFVLIVGGVFGVIVKSGAINAALARLIHRLKGRESLFIVIAMTAFAIGGATFGMAEETLPFVAIVLAATIAMGYDRIVAVSIVVVGVYAGYSAGPLNPFNVGIAQAIAGLPLFSGIGLRTILMIGGLIIAIHHTLRYAKKVKLNPKTSLLSGETVEVETDVTLLDNLTMTKQHKAIMIILGLSLVSLVFGVLKYGWYLGEISALMLLMGIIVGLIAFNGSFNQFTDEFMKGAAELTAAALIIGLSRAILVVMEEGQIIDTFVYAVSTPLAGLHSVFAAWGMYISQGLINFVIPSSTGQAAVVMPIMSSISDVIGINRQIAVQAFQSGDGYWNMITPTHPVLMAALGIAAVPFGKWIRFAGPLVLKWTIWTMIILAIGVWIDWGPF, encoded by the coding sequence ATGGAAAAGCACAGCAAGGGGAAAAATGAAAAACGAAAGTTGAAATTGAAAGCGCCTACAACAACTGCATTACTGATGTTCATCATCGTTCTTGTCGCATTATTAACTTATATCGTACCTGCAGGTCAGTACGAGCGAGCAATGGATGATGAAACCGGTAGAGAATTAATCGTTGCGGATAGCTTCTCTTATACAGAATCTTCACCTGTTGGGCCTGGCGGCGTATTGTCATCCGTGTTTAACGGCATCGTTGGCGCTGCTGAGATTATCGCATTTGTCTTGATTGTCGGTGGCGTCTTTGGGGTCATCGTTAAAAGTGGCGCCATTAATGCGGCGCTAGCTCGATTGATCCATCGCCTGAAAGGAAGAGAATCTCTTTTTATCGTCATTGCCATGACTGCATTTGCGATTGGCGGTGCGACGTTCGGAATGGCCGAAGAGACTTTGCCTTTTGTTGCGATTGTACTCGCTGCAACAATTGCGATGGGCTATGACCGAATTGTCGCAGTATCGATTGTGGTCGTCGGCGTGTATGCAGGATATTCTGCTGGTCCTCTCAATCCTTTTAACGTTGGAATTGCACAAGCTATCGCTGGATTGCCTCTTTTTTCAGGTATCGGCTTACGTACTATCCTAATGATTGGCGGATTGATCATCGCCATTCATCACACATTGAGATATGCCAAGAAAGTGAAACTGAATCCCAAAACAAGTCTCTTATCAGGAGAAACAGTCGAAGTCGAAACTGACGTTACATTGCTGGATAATCTCACCATGACCAAGCAACACAAAGCCATTATGATTATTTTGGGCTTATCACTTGTTTCACTCGTTTTCGGTGTATTGAAATACGGCTGGTACCTCGGAGAAATTTCTGCATTAATGTTACTGATGGGCATTATCGTTGGTCTTATTGCATTCAATGGTAGCTTTAATCAATTTACCGATGAATTTATGAAAGGTGCTGCTGAATTAACAGCTGCCGCCCTTATCATCGGCCTCTCTCGTGCGATTCTTGTCGTCATGGAAGAAGGACAGATTATTGATACTTTCGTTTATGCTGTGTCTACGCCGCTAGCAGGCTTACATAGTGTCTTTGCCGCTTGGGGCATGTACATTTCACAAGGACTTATTAACTTTGTTATTCCGTCATCTACAGGACAAGCTGCTGTTGTGATGCCGATTATGTCTTCTATTAGTGATGTGATTGGCATTAACCGTCAAATTGCCGTTCAGGCATTTCAATCTGGAGATGGCTATTGGAATATGATTACTCCAACACATCCAGTTCTGATGGCGGCACTTGGCATTGCAGCTGTTCCATTTGGTAAATGGATTCGTTTTGCAGGACCACTCGTATTAAAATGGACGATTTGGACAATGATTATTTTAGCAATTGGTGTATGGATTGACTGGGGTCCATTTTGA
- a CDS encoding NAD/NADP-dependent octopine/nopaline dehydrogenase family protein — MKKSTKWTILGGGNGGQTTAGHLGIMGFDVTLYDIFEDTIQAIKKQGGVFLEDALTGFGKVSCATTNIEEALQDADIVLITVPATAHTLVAKACAKHLKDGQIIVLNPAATFGSLAFEKTLHDEGCTANVTLAETNTLLYGCRIIEAGRTQVFGLKNRILIAALPATETPRVVAALQTAFPQFEAADSILVTSFDNTNPILHPATTLLNAGTIESDREWHFYIDGFTPSIGRFVESMDEERLAIGRALGLELLSCRQQLEVEYDVYENSLAESVRNNSVYQDIKGQKTLDTRYLSEDIPMGLVPFVALGKLLQLPTARMEVIIEMAQLVLDRDLMTHARTLENLGIDDMTAEEFLQYVQTGQRS, encoded by the coding sequence ATGAAAAAAAGCACAAAATGGACGATCTTAGGTGGCGGCAACGGCGGGCAAACAACAGCTGGGCATTTAGGAATAATGGGATTCGACGTGACACTGTATGACATTTTTGAAGATACGATTCAAGCCATTAAAAAACAAGGTGGCGTCTTTCTTGAAGATGCATTAACTGGATTCGGCAAAGTTAGCTGTGCCACAACGAATATCGAAGAAGCATTGCAAGATGCCGATATCGTACTGATCACAGTACCTGCTACTGCACATACTTTAGTTGCCAAGGCATGTGCAAAGCATTTGAAAGATGGGCAAATTATTGTCTTAAATCCAGCAGCCACATTCGGATCATTAGCATTTGAAAAAACTCTCCATGACGAAGGCTGTACAGCAAATGTGACACTGGCAGAAACAAACACGTTATTGTATGGTTGCCGCATAATCGAAGCCGGTAGAACTCAAGTGTTCGGACTGAAAAACCGAATTTTGATTGCGGCACTTCCCGCTACTGAAACGCCAAGAGTTGTGGCAGCTTTGCAAACGGCATTTCCGCAGTTTGAAGCCGCCGATAGCATTTTGGTAACAAGCTTTGATAACACCAATCCGATTTTGCACCCAGCGACAACATTGCTGAATGCCGGCACAATCGAATCCGATCGCGAATGGCATTTTTATATTGATGGCTTTACTCCATCCATTGGACGATTTGTTGAAAGCATGGATGAGGAACGGCTTGCAATCGGACGCGCTTTAGGTCTTGAGTTATTATCGTGTCGTCAGCAGCTTGAAGTTGAGTATGATGTTTATGAAAATAGTCTCGCAGAATCGGTACGGAATAATAGCGTATATCAGGATATTAAAGGACAAAAAACGCTTGATACACGTTACTTATCAGAAGATATTCCTATGGGCCTTGTGCCTTTCGTCGCTCTTGGCAAGTTGCTTCAATTACCGACAGCACGAATGGAAGTAATTATCGAGATGGCACAACTTGTCCTTGACCGTGATTTAATGACTCATGCAAGAACGCTTGAAAATCTTGGTATTGACGACATGACCGCCGAAGAATTTTTGCAATATGTCCAAACGGGTCAGCGATCTTAA
- a CDS encoding bacteriocin transporter: protein MTTYEENIAGFEKIDSAKAQELVKGETEAVIYVGKAVCPFCQTFVKKLKDVSEQTNTHIYYVNSVEAADMDGISAFRNQYNIPTVPGFIYTKGDTTNVKCDSSMNKAEIKAYMNK from the coding sequence ATGACGACTTACGAAGAAAACATAGCAGGTTTTGAAAAAATTGATTCCGCGAAAGCACAAGAATTGGTAAAAGGGGAAACCGAAGCCGTCATCTACGTTGGCAAGGCTGTATGTCCTTTCTGCCAAACTTTCGTTAAAAAACTAAAAGATGTTTCGGAGCAAACGAATACGCATATCTACTACGTGAACAGCGTAGAAGCAGCTGATATGGATGGCATTTCAGCATTCCGTAACCAATACAACATTCCAACAGTTCCTGGTTTCATCTATACAAAAGGTGACACGACAAACGTAAAATGTGATTCATCTATGAACAAAGCAGAAATCAAAGCTTATATGAATAAATAA
- a CDS encoding DegV family protein, which yields MKKIAWITDTAAQLDDAFIQKHDVYVLPLSVVFSDGSFRESVDLTQEEFYDRLRLSKFSPKTSQPAIGEMLALYEKLELEGYDFAVAVHLSSGLSGTIDCAQAASKMTDFKVYPIDSKIGSFPMIKMIEMGSKLFAEGKDVEEVVATITRMTDKSKLSFIPSSLNQLHKSGRVSGTQTFISNLLNIKVVISFIDGKPVMTEKVRSNKRAKDHVLSLLRADMAIATVPEIAVIHCNNEEDATTWKDELVQEFPDLNVHVMALSVCVGVHAGEGTTGLSWVTY from the coding sequence ATGAAAAAAATAGCTTGGATTACGGATACAGCTGCACAATTAGACGACGCTTTTATCCAAAAACATGATGTATACGTACTGCCTTTAAGTGTTGTTTTTTCTGATGGGTCATTTAGAGAATCCGTCGATCTCACACAAGAGGAGTTTTACGATAGATTACGCTTATCAAAATTTTCACCTAAAACTTCACAACCAGCAATTGGAGAAATGCTTGCTTTATACGAAAAACTAGAATTAGAAGGCTATGATTTTGCAGTTGCTGTACATCTATCAAGTGGACTTTCGGGGACAATTGACTGCGCACAGGCCGCTTCAAAAATGACCGACTTTAAAGTATATCCGATTGACTCGAAAATTGGTTCTTTTCCAATGATTAAAATGATTGAAATGGGTAGTAAACTGTTCGCAGAAGGCAAAGACGTAGAAGAAGTAGTGGCAACTATTACGAGAATGACAGATAAATCGAAGCTGTCTTTTATTCCTTCGAGCTTAAACCAATTACATAAAAGTGGGCGTGTTTCTGGAACACAAACCTTCATTAGTAATTTACTGAACATTAAAGTTGTTATCAGTTTCATAGATGGCAAACCCGTTATGACCGAAAAAGTACGGTCAAATAAGCGGGCGAAAGATCATGTCCTGTCTTTATTGCGTGCAGATATGGCCATAGCCACGGTGCCAGAAATTGCTGTGATTCACTGTAATAACGAGGAAGACGCAACAACCTGGAAAGACGAGCTCGTGCAAGAGTTTCCTGATCTGAACGTACACGTGATGGCACTCAGTGTTTGTGTAGGTGTTCATGCGGGCGAAGGGACGACCGGATTGAGTTGGGTTACTTATTAA
- a CDS encoding GNAT family N-acetyltransferase yields MTYAIRSAQPEDGTKIIEFYNRVGGETDYLSFGHDEYSLSAESLTQVIVQMKKFKGTCMFLVIEGEEILGIGTIDSSSKPRYRHVGTLGLVISQSYTGNGLGRVLMNTLIDWAKTNGQTEKISLVTRADNERGIALYKKVGFEQEGTFYRDVYDGERYYDNLSMALYL; encoded by the coding sequence GTGACCTATGCCATACGGAGTGCACAGCCAGAAGACGGTACGAAAATTATTGAGTTTTATAATAGAGTTGGTGGAGAGACAGACTATTTGTCATTTGGTCATGATGAATATTCCCTGTCTGCGGAGAGCCTGACACAAGTCATTGTACAAATGAAAAAATTCAAAGGTACTTGTATGTTTCTTGTAATAGAAGGAGAAGAGATTTTGGGGATCGGCACAATTGATTCTAGTTCTAAGCCTAGGTATCGCCATGTGGGAACACTGGGCCTTGTGATTAGTCAGTCATATACAGGAAATGGACTAGGCCGCGTATTGATGAATACTTTAATCGATTGGGCTAAGACAAATGGACAAACCGAAAAAATTTCACTCGTCACGCGTGCAGATAATGAGCGTGGCATCGCACTTTATAAGAAAGTAGGGTTTGAGCAAGAAGGTACTTTTTATCGAGACGTCTATGACGGCGAACGTTATTACGATAACTTATCCATGGCACTTTATTTATGA
- a CDS encoding RidA family protein, giving the protein MKPEEKLKELGLALPEKRAKGGNYISCVRTGNLLFLSGSLSYDVIGKVGDTLTIEEGYEASRQAILFALTTIKEEVGELSKVKKFVKLLGMINTAFDFTGQAKVMNGASDLLVEVFGEEVGTHARTAVGMMLPRGAAVEIDIIVEVE; this is encoded by the coding sequence ATGAAACCAGAAGAGAAATTAAAAGAACTAGGATTAGCGTTACCTGAAAAACGTGCAAAAGGTGGGAATTACATTTCTTGTGTTCGAACAGGAAATTTACTGTTTTTATCCGGTTCACTTTCTTATGATGTAATTGGCAAAGTAGGCGATACCTTAACAATTGAAGAAGGCTATGAAGCTTCAAGACAAGCGATTTTATTTGCGTTAACGACGATTAAAGAAGAAGTTGGAGAATTATCAAAAGTGAAGAAATTCGTCAAATTACTCGGCATGATCAACACGGCTTTCGATTTTACGGGTCAGGCAAAAGTTATGAACGGCGCATCAGACTTATTGGTTGAAGTGTTTGGTGAAGAAGTTGGCACGCATGCGCGAACTGCAGTTGGCATGATGTTGCCGCGCGGAGCAGCTGTTGAAATTGATATTATCGTTGAAGTGGAGTAA
- a CDS encoding IclR family transcriptional regulator, translating to MNVKKTPEVSATVVRAISIINYLNEGSGSKGVGEISKDLGLSTTIVHRLLTTLKIEGMVFQDPRSKLYSLGTVFLDYANKILTEVPIAPVVEPWLLSLRNETEETVGFYMPTGQMRICVLEYESQQEIRRSVGMGKRLPIHVGASGRAILAFQSTELQERVLSTRPPEERSRIEQLLEETRNQGYATNEEEITTNVAAISAPVFDPQHRVIGAISISGPLFRWNRKTMEPHISNLLAATKEIAYSL from the coding sequence ATGAATGTGAAAAAAACGCCGGAAGTATCAGCAACAGTAGTACGTGCCATATCAATTATTAATTATTTGAATGAAGGATCAGGTTCAAAAGGTGTCGGGGAAATTAGTAAAGACTTAGGGCTATCAACGACAATTGTTCATCGCTTGTTAACAACATTAAAAATTGAGGGCATGGTTTTTCAAGATCCTCGCTCTAAATTATATTCTTTAGGAACTGTATTTTTAGATTACGCCAATAAAATCTTAACGGAAGTGCCAATTGCCCCTGTGGTTGAACCGTGGCTGTTGTCGCTACGCAACGAAACAGAAGAAACAGTTGGATTTTATATGCCAACAGGTCAAATGCGCATCTGTGTATTAGAGTATGAAAGTCAGCAAGAAATCAGACGTTCAGTTGGAATGGGCAAACGGTTACCGATTCATGTCGGTGCAAGCGGACGGGCGATTCTTGCATTTCAGTCAACTGAATTACAAGAGCGTGTGCTGTCAACACGCCCACCAGAAGAAAGAAGTCGAATCGAGCAATTGCTTGAAGAAACAAGAAATCAAGGATATGCAACAAATGAAGAGGAAATTACGACCAATGTAGCAGCGATATCGGCACCGGTATTTGATCCGCAACACCGCGTCATTGGTGCAATCTCTATATCCGGCCCACTTTTTAGATGGAACCGTAAAACGATGGAGCCACATATCTCGAATTTATTAGCTGCAACAAAAGAAATTGCATACTCACTTTAA
- a CDS encoding aldehyde dehydrogenase family protein — translation MMTVKNEVRVLKNFINGEWVETSGTDMLEIRNPANKDEVVVNVRQSNEKDAQAAIEAAAAAFPAWSKTPSPARGEYLFKIAAIMEAEAEEIARIIVQEEGKTYADAFKEVNYAAGIVKFYAGEGRRMTGRIIESDMAGVQIELHKEALGVVLVVTPWNFPLSIPAWKIAPAILSGNTVVLKASSETPLTAQKFMEIVERAGVPSGVVNQLVGPGRLVTEMINHPAVKAITFTGSNRVGNLIYAEAAKEMKRVLLEMGGKNPLIVMEDADVDAAVALAVAGGYGQTGQACTATSRVVIHKDIRQEFTDKLVAKSKEIKIGNGMDEGVTMGPQVSEGERQSTLDLIQKAIDEGGEVLTGGGIPEFAGSDKGFFVEPTVIGSVKSAMTIAQEEVFGPVISIIEIDSIDEAIEVANDVAFGLSAAICTKNLTYMNRALSEIQAGIVKVNMTTTGTFFQAPFGGYKQSSTGTYKELGSEAVEFYCQNKTRYINSN, via the coding sequence ATGATGACAGTAAAAAATGAAGTACGCGTGTTAAAGAACTTTATCAATGGTGAATGGGTAGAAACATCAGGAACAGATATGCTTGAAATTAGAAACCCTGCAAACAAAGATGAAGTTGTGGTAAACGTTCGTCAGTCTAACGAAAAAGACGCGCAAGCAGCTATTGAAGCGGCAGCAGCAGCATTCCCAGCATGGAGTAAAACACCCTCTCCTGCAAGAGGCGAATACTTATTCAAAATTGCAGCGATCATGGAAGCAGAAGCAGAAGAAATTGCTCGAATCATTGTTCAAGAAGAAGGTAAAACATACGCAGATGCATTTAAAGAAGTGAATTACGCAGCAGGCATCGTGAAGTTTTATGCAGGTGAAGGACGCCGCATGACAGGACGTATCATTGAATCGGATATGGCGGGCGTTCAAATTGAATTACACAAAGAAGCACTAGGTGTTGTATTAGTCGTAACACCATGGAACTTCCCATTGTCGATTCCAGCTTGGAAAATTGCGCCTGCTATTTTGAGCGGCAATACAGTTGTGTTAAAAGCTTCTTCTGAAACGCCATTGACGGCACAGAAATTTATGGAAATTGTTGAAAGAGCGGGTGTACCTTCAGGTGTCGTAAACCAATTAGTGGGACCGGGTCGCCTTGTAACGGAGATGATCAATCATCCTGCAGTTAAAGCCATTACATTTACAGGATCAAATCGTGTAGGAAACTTAATTTACGCAGAAGCCGCAAAAGAAATGAAACGTGTCTTGCTTGAAATGGGTGGCAAAAATCCATTGATCGTGATGGAAGATGCCGACGTGGATGCAGCAGTCGCACTTGCCGTAGCTGGTGGATACGGTCAAACGGGGCAAGCCTGTACAGCAACGAGTCGTGTAGTTATTCACAAAGACATTCGTCAAGAGTTTACGGATAAATTAGTGGCGAAGTCAAAAGAAATCAAAATAGGTAATGGCATGGATGAAGGCGTTACAATGGGTCCTCAAGTAAGTGAAGGAGAGCGTCAATCTACATTAGATCTAATTCAGAAAGCAATCGATGAAGGCGGCGAAGTATTAACGGGTGGCGGAATTCCAGAATTTGCAGGGTCAGACAAAGGATTTTTCGTTGAACCAACGGTTATCGGTAGTGTAAAATCAGCGATGACCATTGCACAAGAAGAAGTATTTGGTCCTGTTATTAGCATTATTGAAATTGACTCAATTGATGAAGCAATTGAAGTAGCAAATGACGTGGCATTTGGTTTGTCAGCTGCTATTTGCACGAAAAACTTAACATACATGAACCGCGCACTTAGCGAAATTCAAGCTGGAATTGTCAAAGTGAATATGACGACAACAGGCACATTCTTCCAAGCACCTTTTGGCGGCTACAAGCAGTCAAGCACAGGCACATATAAAGAGCTAGGCAGCGAAGCCGTTGAGTTTTATTGCCAAAACAAAACACGTTACATTAACAGTAACTAA
- a CDS encoding DUF3726 domain-containing protein, which yields MRVSHIELYTHCKKIFQACGVPYGYAEEGAETVANAEFLGLYGLQQLSDELPNLQSQLEELKIVSETAQLTVINGGKQSGMLLGKACADYVIARLQNQQSTAVCIKQTTPSRVLAQQAMYMSKKGLGSIILYKLRGHSSLIIASPSMEFPVMIHKRNNADIVEIINKQLRLTGDKALVLPETFTDFFMFGTKSIEAIDQLIEQFEQTIDPSCIITTTEDFEQKWISSWENGAEINKELWMDLNETGKRMLVESTDQSRSHGAG from the coding sequence ATGCGTGTCTCTCACATAGAATTATATACGCATTGCAAAAAAATCTTTCAAGCGTGTGGAGTTCCTTACGGATACGCAGAAGAAGGGGCAGAAACCGTTGCAAATGCCGAGTTTCTTGGGTTATATGGATTGCAGCAATTATCAGATGAGTTGCCAAACTTACAAAGCCAACTAGAAGAATTGAAAATAGTAAGTGAAACAGCGCAACTGACAGTGATAAATGGTGGCAAACAAAGTGGAATGTTACTCGGAAAAGCGTGCGCTGATTACGTAATTGCGCGTTTGCAAAATCAACAATCAACCGCTGTGTGCATTAAACAAACGACTCCGTCACGCGTACTGGCGCAGCAAGCTATGTATATGTCGAAAAAAGGACTGGGAAGCATCATTTTGTATAAGTTAAGAGGTCATTCGTCGCTCATTATCGCGTCACCAAGTATGGAGTTTCCGGTGATGATTCATAAGCGAAACAATGCGGACATAGTGGAAATAATCAATAAACAATTGAGGCTTACTGGAGACAAAGCGCTCGTATTGCCGGAAACCTTTACAGACTTTTTCATGTTCGGAACAAAGTCTATAGAAGCCATAGATCAATTGATTGAGCAATTCGAACAAACCATCGACCCATCTTGCATTATCACAACAACTGAGGATTTCGAACAAAAATGGATTTCTTCATGGGAAAACGGCGCAGAAATCAACAAAGAATTGTGGATGGATTTAAACGAAACGGGCAAGCGAATGTTAGTCGAATCAACAGACCAATCCCGATCGCATGGAGCGGGCTAA
- a CDS encoding membrane dipeptidase produces the protein MTIDIKDMMVIDALELSKWDRDFVVMLQKGGVKCVHACVGLWENARETLTKVAEWHRFFADHNDLVMAVKTGEDIATAKRIGKLGIILGAQNTSALEDELGLVSVFNQLGVKIMQLTYNNQNLVGSSCYEETDPGLSRYGKNVIAEMNRVGMVIDLSHVGNKTSLDTLALSSRPVAITHANPDWIYPTKRNKSEEILTALRDNKGVLGVCAYPHLINGAGTTLEEFCDMIARTADFMGIDHIGIGTDLTHNMSVDFLAWMRMGRWTHEIEYGAGSKENPGWPDWPEWFQTPLDFPNIVQGLSARGMTFDEISKIMGGNWYRFFDEGFKAQKELVTCVSLT, from the coding sequence ATGACGATTGATATAAAAGACATGATGGTTATAGACGCACTGGAACTAAGTAAATGGGACCGAGATTTTGTAGTGATGCTGCAAAAGGGTGGCGTTAAGTGTGTGCATGCTTGTGTTGGATTGTGGGAGAATGCTCGTGAAACTTTGACCAAAGTGGCGGAATGGCATCGATTCTTTGCGGATCACAACGACCTAGTAATGGCTGTAAAAACAGGAGAAGATATTGCTACAGCGAAGCGTATCGGAAAACTGGGCATCATTCTTGGTGCACAAAATACATCTGCTTTAGAAGATGAACTGGGATTAGTATCGGTATTCAATCAACTTGGTGTGAAAATTATGCAATTAACATACAATAATCAAAATCTTGTCGGCAGCAGCTGTTATGAAGAAACAGATCCTGGTCTTTCAAGATACGGCAAGAACGTTATTGCCGAGATGAACCGCGTTGGAATGGTCATTGATTTGTCCCACGTGGGCAACAAAACATCATTAGACACACTGGCACTATCAAGTCGTCCAGTTGCGATTACCCATGCTAATCCAGATTGGATTTACCCTACAAAGCGTAACAAGTCAGAAGAAATTTTAACGGCATTACGTGACAATAAAGGCGTGCTTGGTGTGTGTGCTTATCCTCACTTGATCAACGGAGCAGGTACAACTTTAGAAGAGTTTTGCGATATGATTGCACGCACTGCAGATTTCATGGGCATTGATCACATCGGAATTGGAACCGATTTGACGCATAACATGTCTGTTGATTTTCTGGCATGGATGAGAATGGGAAGGTGGACGCATGAAATCGAGTATGGTGCGGGTTCAAAAGAAAATCCAGGTTGGCCGGATTGGCCAGAATGGTTCCAAACGCCACTTGATTTCCCGAATATTGTTCAAGGGTTATCTGCTCGTGGCATGACGTTTGATGAAATTTCTAAAATTATGGGTGGCAACTGGTACCGTTTCTTCGACGAAGGGTTTAAGGCGCAGAAGGAGTTGGTGACATGCGTGTCTCTCACATAG